GCCGTAAGCTCAGTGTACCAGGATTGAAATTGCTCTGTAATGGGGCCTACGCGGCCAGTACCTATTCGTCGACCATCGATTTCGGCGACTGGACTCACCTCGCCCATGGATCCGGTAGTGAAGCATTCGTCGGCCGTATACAGTTCGGTAATGCTCAGGTTCTTTTCGCCGTGCGGGAATTTCTTTTCCGCTGCGATTCTCAGAATGGTCGCTCTTGTTATACCCGGTAGACAGGCATCGGCAAAGGGAGTAAATAGCTTTCCGTCCTTTACGATGAAGAGGTTCATGGCATTGGTTTCAGAGGCGAATCCATATAGATCGAGCATCACCGCATCATCGACTCCCGCGACGTTGGCTTCGATCTTTGCCAGTATATTATTAATGAGGTTATTGTGGTGGATCTTGGAATCAATGCACATGGGCGGATTTCTTCTGATACTCGAAGAAATAAGCCGAAGCATTTTACCGTCGAAGATCTTCTTTTTCCATTCGGCTAGCACGATCAGGGAGCAACCGTACTTGTTCCAATGCGGACTCATGCCGCTCGTGACCTTTCG
This region of Flavobacteriales bacterium genomic DNA includes:
- a CDS encoding aminotransferase class IV; this translates as MPEYIPLPDERNREIMVWIDGNLYPRDEAKISVFDSVVQGGDAVWEGLRVYNGRIFKFEEHLDRLFHSAHAMAFEGVPSRDDVKRAVFKTLEVNGQMDETHIRLTLTRGRKVTSGMSPHWNKYGCSLIVLAEWKKKIFDGKMLRLISSSIRRNPPMCIDSKIHHNNLINNILAKIEANVAGVDDAVMLDLYGFASETNAMNLFIVKDGKLFTPFADACLPGITRATILRIAAEKKFPHGEKNLSITELYTADECFTTGSMGEVSPVAEIDGRRIGTGRVGPITEQFQSWYTELTATEGESIVLSS